The following proteins are co-located in the Solanum pennellii chromosome 1, SPENNV200 genome:
- the LOC107010885 gene encoding zinc finger CCCH domain-containing protein 41-like isoform X3, translated as MANVDVLKEYFSTFGDLLSVELEDLEPQDCHNGSEVLNTSARVSFRSRRSAERAYLNGKCWQDQTLHFTWLQSSNSAKDIGVGENVTPASKVVWLVSRKEAGQGIVNLKIKKEEKKNEDPSKAQFCIWLTIGSIRLIMMKFEFQSCTART; from the exons ATGGCAAAT GTTGACGTCCTGAAGGAATACTTTTCTACATTTGGTGATCTTCTTTCTGTTGAGCTGGAAGATTTAGAACCTCAAGATTGTCATAATGGCTCAGAGGTGCTAAATACATCTGCTAGGGTATCTTTTCGATCACGCCGGTCTGCTGAAAGAGCATATTTGAATGGTAAATGCTGGCAAGACCAAACTCTGCATTTTACGTGGTTGCAATCCAGTAATTCTGCAAAGGATATTGGTGTTGGAGAAAATGTCACTCCAGCTTCAAAAGTTGTCTGGCTGGTTTCCAGGAAGGAAGCGGGGCAGGGAATTGTGAACCTGAAAATCaagaaagaggagaaaaagaatgaagatCCAAGTAAAGCTCAATTCTGCATCTGGTTAACAATTGGCTCAATTCGATTGATCATGATGAAGTTCGAATTTCAGAGTTGTACAGCGAG GACTTGA
- the LOC107010885 gene encoding zinc finger CCCH domain-containing protein 41-like isoform X1: MANVDVLKEYFSTFGDLLSVELEDLEPQDCHNGSEVLNTSARVSFRSRRSAERAYLNGKCWQDQTLHFTWLQSSNSAKDIGVGENVTPASKVVWLVSRKEAGQGIVNLKIKKEEKKNEDPSKAQFCIWLTIGSIRLIMMKFEFQSCTASLQIHQKI; encoded by the exons ATGGCAAAT GTTGACGTCCTGAAGGAATACTTTTCTACATTTGGTGATCTTCTTTCTGTTGAGCTGGAAGATTTAGAACCTCAAGATTGTCATAATGGCTCAGAGGTGCTAAATACATCTGCTAGGGTATCTTTTCGATCACGCCGGTCTGCTGAAAGAGCATATTTGAATGGTAAATGCTGGCAAGACCAAACTCTGCATTTTACGTGGTTGCAATCCAGTAATTCTGCAAAGGATATTGGTGTTGGAGAAAATGTCACTCCAGCTTCAAAAGTTGTCTGGCTGGTTTCCAGGAAGGAAGCGGGGCAGGGAATTGTGAACCTGAAAATCaagaaagaggagaaaaagaatgaagatCCAAGTAAAGCTCAATTCTGCATCTGGTTAACAATTGGCTCAATTCGATTGATCATGATGAAGTTCGAATTTCAGAGTTGTACAGCGAG CCTCCAGAtacatcaaaaaatttaa
- the LOC107010885 gene encoding zinc finger CCCH domain-containing protein 41-like isoform X2 — protein MANVDVLKEYFSTFGDLLSVELEDLEPQDCHNGSEVLNTSARVSFRSRRSAERAYLNGKCWQDQTLHFTWLQSSNSAKDIGVGENVTPASKVVWLVSRKEAGQGIVNLKIKKEEKKNEDPSKAQFCIWLTIGSIRLIMMKFEFQSCTASMQDLK, from the exons ATGGCAAAT GTTGACGTCCTGAAGGAATACTTTTCTACATTTGGTGATCTTCTTTCTGTTGAGCTGGAAGATTTAGAACCTCAAGATTGTCATAATGGCTCAGAGGTGCTAAATACATCTGCTAGGGTATCTTTTCGATCACGCCGGTCTGCTGAAAGAGCATATTTGAATGGTAAATGCTGGCAAGACCAAACTCTGCATTTTACGTGGTTGCAATCCAGTAATTCTGCAAAGGATATTGGTGTTGGAGAAAATGTCACTCCAGCTTCAAAAGTTGTCTGGCTGGTTTCCAGGAAGGAAGCGGGGCAGGGAATTGTGAACCTGAAAATCaagaaagaggagaaaaagaatgaagatCCAAGTAAAGCTCAATTCTGCATCTGGTTAACAATTGGCTCAATTCGATTGATCATGATGAAGTTCGAATTTCAGAGTTGTACAGCGAG CATGCAGGACTTGAAGTGA